The genomic interval caCATGCTTGCCAACCATGAATCCCAATGTTTTGATtagatgaaatattcaaatgccTTGCAGATTCATAATATTCTaacatatcaaataatatcacagaactctataataaaaaaattataaattatattaaataatattttaaaagaaataattttttttaataaaattttaaattactgaAAATACCTCATCATTCAAAGATGTagcttctaaattaattttattaaattgtactcttttgaaaatttcctccAATGGTTCTGCatgattaatatctaatatctgtccttttaaatttaattcttcatttcGCAATTCAAATGTATccaaattctatattattaataaatgtatcttgttatttgcaatatcaaatatatgaattttatataatttcaatcaacaacttttctaattttgtatatcttaattttttaattttaattaaaataaacttaaaatatttagatcataataattataaaattgattctttttatttttaaaatcaatttcatatcTTCATATAATGTcttaagatttatttcatgATCTTTTTCAACTTAaatcaattgaatatatatttttaagaaatacatttttaccTTAAGTTGATTTATAACAGTCTCCAAAGGATctgaattatgttttatacaaGATTCTTTGTATGCTAAGATTACATCTTCACAATTCACATTTTCAGCTGTGGATAATTAATCaacatatcattaaattaataaaaatttttaatttgacatattaaaatgtatatgatTAATGAATGATGCTCCAGAAtactgtaaaatatataaaacataatatgtGATATTCAGTttagaaatgttttaaaaataattgaaaaaactcACATAATCATATGCTTAATTTAGTCTTGtttctgaaataattgaatacaaattttatattcaattacattattatatcatattattatattcaattacatataaaataatttttcattgatgaataaaaatacaaaattgaataatatttagaatctttgcattttattaatcaGATGCCAAAAAATTGAGACCAAAAACTATCAGATATCAAAATTCAATgacaaaatttatgataaaatttaatttaattatttacttgaaaattagtaatattataataaatttttctatgtcGAAACTCATGTTTATATTTAGTTCTTTTTATGAAAGTTTCTTATGCAAATGTattcatttgatttaatatattttagttattaatgctatcaatatatcattcttttttttgttcttcaaTTATCAATGATCAAGTGTAAGTAccaattcatattttcttgaatttgataatttctgATATCCTGATTTCCAAAGACTGATAATCAACAAGTAAAGACTCAgacattgaaagaaattatattgtattgtattaactatattggaataaaaagtgattattttaaaacttcttttcttaatacttaataattaaaaattatcataaaacttATTGTAATTTGGAAACAAGGTTATATtagacatatatatttttatgtgaaCTTTTTTGTGATTATTTTCATGTTAAAAATCCACCATCTCCATgctaatcttatatattatgttattatcaaacctattaataaagtattacTAATAACACATATTATgacataattttaaacttcagTTTGTTATTTTGTTGTTTCTGAGTATAATATGTTTCTTAACACGTTCACTGCGGTGTTCATTGGTGACTCACCAAGTTTTTCATTTGTAGCAATGACTTGATCATTAACTAGTGTCTATATTTCCATTGAATGTTCACCTCTCTATCACAAGAAAGTAAGTTGATAAATTTGACCCTGGAAGCAGAGGATCAAGAAGAAATCAActcttcatctttttttaaagaataaagccaaatatttgattacattttattttaattcaattaaatattttaatatggatgtaaaatatatatcataaatcaaagattttctgtagaatattattctttttaaaaagttagcTTCCACTTTATTTGTATTCAATTCCACAGAGAACGTATTAatacaaatgtaaataaaatgttttataaaaattaatgattaaatattttagaaatactaTGTCATAACTTACTTTCAACTCTCatgtaatacttttttttaatagacaaatgtatttaaaaaaaatatatgtataaaacaatataaataagttaaaatataaatgaatgaacaacaaattatattacacacaatataattttttatgtatattattctatttaaaatcaagtttacaaattatgattaaaataatgattaattttaaaaataaaataatttataaaagttatgaTATCTAACTTAAGagaattgtatatacatatattgtacatattattgtagatattttaatattgcatcAAACTTATAATTAGTATATGGTTCACATTGTGAAATCTTAAATGATCTACATCTGGCATGATCTATAAAAAACTCAAtgacttaataatatattataactgttcaaataaagaataatatagataaattacacaaaatagttatgattaataatatttatgaatgatatttctaaaataaaatttgaataaattacttcatcaatttaaacaaatgttaatattataaataaaaaaaatttccatttgaatacataattaaatatatatatgtaaaaaaattaaaaatctagttgtattaaaagaatgaataaaaccaaacaataatataattaaacaaaaaatgaaacaatcttataatataatattttataaattttatattataaaaatatataaaaatatatatattttatattataaaaatatatttggttTTAGTTTAATACAATAGTTTAAtactcaaaattttctttgaaatataattaatataataaatttaaattaattttgaaaaatacaaattttctatggatattaattataatattacatattttttattatagtgccaaaaatcatatttttttataaattattaaaaaattatttcatgtgataattttttcttatttaataaattatttgaaaaattcaataaaaaaataatacaagtgtatttttttaaagaaattaattaatatttgatatttgtatcttatatatacataaaaaaatattgatgttttctaataataattaaattgagtgttccaatattttgaaaaaaaatatttttattaaaatttatcattctttataattgatattattccttgtattatttttattctaaatctattgtttattattaaatttttattattataaatatataatttttaagatataatattgttaaaataatatttattttaacaaaattttataaatatttttaaataataacataatatctataatattttaatttataagtgattttttatattatattatataataatatattatataaaataatttaaatattttcattaattaatcgtttacaaaataaattctgtttttttaaatatacaaaagataTTTAGTTAAAGTTAcacatttttttacttatgttaatagattaatcaatattacaaatttaaaaacacttatattcatatatctataaattaatttaataatgattaaaatattattaaagacaaAGTATAGattcttgaataattaatatatatttattgatcagtacaaaatataaaaactatcaaactagaatgaataaatgatcTTAAAGCTGATGCAATATACATTTATCCTCACCAAATTTCCACGGATTGGCCGGCTCCAAATATCCCGTAATCAAATGATTATCATTTGTTGGAAAACTAACACGTCGAGGAAGCTTTTTTTTGCTTAATGCCAAAGAACTTCGCAATTTTCTtccatcaattaaaatataaggtGAAAGCGGAATATTGCTTGTACCAAATCGTGATCTTCTAGTAACATGGGAAATTATTCTTGGAGGAAGTTCTTCAGGATCGACCTCATCCTTCAAGGTCGTAAGCGAATTCTCGCAGATTTGCGATATTGAATTCGCTCCTTCGCTcatattcaacaaatttttaacatattttataaaacaaaatttactcTGTATAAATACCCACACGCATGCACATACACACCACACAATATGTTAATGCGACTATTTCATAAAATCGTCAATGCACGTATCAAAGCAAACATCAACTACTCATACGTTAAATCCGCCATCTTTATTACTGTTGACAACTATAAAACTTAATTGCGCCTAGaatgaattgtaattaaacatattttatttgatataattaaatttactatatatcactaatattattaattctcctttatttattatttttttaattaaactttagaaaaaagttaatatttttgaatgttttttttatagatttttataaattttaatgtgcaGAATCTAAAAATGATCGTTTTAATAATCAGAattcaatagtttaaaaattatttacatgtaaattttagatttttggaaatttttgtgaattatATGACACTATGTATACTCATGTTGGAACTTTTGCCAATTCGATTAAATGATAGAAACATTAGCGCgccaaattcaaattattttttatattaatatggtaataaattatattaatatggtatcaaaaatatatatcaaagttTGTATCAAGGCTTATgtcaaatttacattaaaaacgTATCAAatctttacaataaaaatatttttgatacattTAAAGTGTTGGCTATAGTATATTATGCaaccatattttttataactttatgaatttatacaatatatatatttatataataatttatgcatatttatgatatatataaattatttttcattttttaattaatatcattattattatatatctcattaatattaatgttttttgtttaattttctttttcatttatatattaagctctatttttaaattaatgtaattaatttttaatgcaaattaatataaaatttaaagctacaaaaaaattgtcatttttaagataattgaggaaaaaattaatataaatagtaaactGTCTATGTTATCATATCATatgttatcataaattatagatagatagaaaaataaaagttgtgTTACTTACAATTAgatatgatattgatattgataactgaaaatagaaataatgtgatgtcatttcattaaaaggaattttatatataaagtttgataaattaatgcataatgtcaatatagatagatagtcaatatatatataatttataatttatatatataattttacaatatatatataattttacaattatatatataattttatacaatataattttatagaaatttaatgtcaatttgatattatctTCTAACTAAATTGTTTCTTAAGTAAATAATCACAACaccaaattattcaaattgttttttgaataaagaattcaaattatattgattatctaAGTACAACTCAAATTGAATATTAGCATAATTACTTAACATTACTACTTAACATtagcataattaatattaatcattataacaatgagaaattgaaatttaattttaatttaatttaattcagtacaattttataattcagtttaacttataaaataattgatgcatgaatattgtttatataaaaatttatgtacattttttattgaataaataattacatattatcgTATTAATTGTACATGTAAACatgacataatatataatattgacatAATTTGAATTTGGCGCCTTTTTCCAAAGTTCAAccgtaatttatataatgcaaGTTTTCCTTAAatgaacatatatttttaaatgtaattgattgaattataagaacattataaaaaattataagaataagaataaaaataaaaataaaaataaaaatagatatattttcctttgtaTATaagttttgtataaatataaaaaaaatttttaaaatggagtcttatttataagaataaatttattttttaaaattaaaaatagcaaatataaaatacggatatactatttattatttgtatatcataatataataatttaatatataaaatataaaatgaaaataatttaatacatatatataaacatatatatatatatatatatatatatatatatatatatcttaactaCCGATACATATGCAAACAgttattcatctttttttcatattataaaattacgtattaaatttatataacctataactctttttgaattttacacTAAGTCAAAAATGGAaactattttacaaaaaaaaataatagaagcgACTCATTGTGTTGAGAAACAATTAGATGCTgagatagaaaaattagataatttggATATtagtgattttgaaaaattgcgtGAACAacgttttaagaaattaaaattacttcaacaacaaaaacaaaattggCTATCATTGGTAaagtataatttgtaaattttataattttatcatatattcaaATCACCACTTGTgtgatctaattttatttataatataaactgaacattattattgatattattgatagGACACATGATGTATACGTATTTTAGGGTCATGGAGAATATTCAGAATTAtatgatgaaaaagaattttttgaaatatcaaaaaaatcggAAAACATTgtctgtttattttataaagatgatTCACCAAGATGCAAAATAGTAGATTATCACTTTAAAATTCTTGCAAAAAAACATATAGAAGCAAAGTTTTGTAAATTGAATGTAATGCAATGTCCATTTTTAACTGGtaagttttaattatcttctttctctttcttgaaattctttaaatttccaagtatttaataataattcaaactgAATATTTTCAGAACGCTTAAGGATCAAAATTATTCCTACAATTGCTCTTATCGTTAATGGTAAAACTAAAGATTATATTGTGGGATTTACTGATTTAGGAAATCGTGATGATTTTTCAACTGAAATgttagaatatagaatttcaCTTTCTGGTGCAATTACTTTTGAAGAAAACATTTCTtcagaagataataaaaaatcatggtTGTCTCATATTTCAAAACCTAAAACTATTAAAGGACCTAATGATTCAAATTCTGATGATtcagatgaaaattaaaaattcacaacaatttatataatttaaattcttaaaaatttatactttattatttataaatttttgcttatgtaaaaattgttaattgaataagaatttgcagtgattaaataaataaagataattttaatatacaaaataatcatacacatttatatatatctatataatatctaataatatttttacaatataaaattttatttattgttaaaaaattaaaaaataaatgttttaaacattttttaaatttttcttttcttatttctcaaataaaataaaattttaatattaataattattttaattgtttatttaatttactataaaacaaaatataattaattttaaaatgttgttgtggtttaattaaattaaacacttttattttttatattttatatattttttctttattttaaaaatttataaataaattaaaatctattaatatcaataacagTTTCTagaatactatatatacaattacataagaataaacaataaaattattgataaaataaatctaaagatcttctaaataaattgtttaaactaaaagtaaaatatttaaaaaatctgatttttcaatagttagtaaaattaataatttttaaaaattattaaatattatgaataaaaaaaaaaatttcaaataaaagaaaaatacttccgttaatataattttattctctcacATTATTGACAAGAAGTTGTCAAGtttattatatgcaaatattattcaaaaataaataatttcaaagaaaaatagatgaaaagacaaatataattatatttttaattaaataattcattatataatttttttatataatatttaaaatatctgatattttgtttattataaaacttctaaattattataattttaaaaaagaatgatataaaaaagatataaaatagcaatattagattttaatagcATTATTAAAATCGTTACATTTGCATGTTATTCAATTGcatattataattgcaattataaaaaagatagctgtaaaattttactgaaaataacatttaaatttgtttgctCTAATTTTACTTGTCAaacataatttgattaattacttaagaaatatataatttgataattaattgttatattacttTACAATAGATCTCAATATTTGTCATAGCCATTTTACTATTactaacattatttttatataccaaattaaatcaaaaattaatttaatagaaaatatattttgatatcgctattttaaatatattatttatatatatacatacttcaTATTTacgtataagaaaattatataatatagatttttgtaatatgttgtattttaaaattttatgaatattttactttttacttttttacatattcatataataactaatttttaatattataattatgcaatatatCACAGAGATAATTTTGCACATATTCAAATTTACTATGTAcatatcaaaatgaaattgtacttatattaatattatgcaataaacATAATTCGCATATATTACTACAagaagtttaaaagatatgtataataaatgaaaataaacaaatatataatactgtatcataaaaataattataaaaaagtgtataagttatttttaatgccCCCGCCTATGAATTACAtttcacttttaaaaaaatttactttccacttataaaaaacattttttatgaaattatgttaataaatatattatgtaacatttaaaaatttttttttacgtgaaagttgaagtttataaaaaatataaatatttatatatataaaatataaaagtgtaTGTTCTAAAACACATGTTATACAGCAATTCAACTTTATTTGAAttacatattcaaaattagaTTTCTTAAAGATGTGTTTTATTACACacatgtatatgtgtgtgcgtgcgtgttaTATCttcatggatatatatatatatatatatatatataatatatataatatatatatatatatattcatgtaattaatataattttattatatatatatatataaaatatttatataaatattatattactattaatatttatataaatatacattagaaataggaaaaaaaataataagaaaatgtaattacataatacataGTTTAACATAAACAATAGTCtgcattctaaatttttctgcttataataaacataaaatagaaCATGTTGCCTTTCTATGTATAAAATGAtaccttattatttattttaataatacaataatgtaaaatagataaagtaattacatataaaaataataattcttaaatatgtattatgaaacagaaaataattacacTTTGTACACACATTTCTTgtgatttatattacttttgacAAATGCgtaaaatatgaaagtatattttattattaaaaaacaaaagtaaagtttaaaaaataattatttatttttataattatgctcATATCTAACATATTAAAGTGCATTCAGAaatgtaatgaataaaaatattgttatatatactttacgCTGTTTTTATGTCAAAAGTATCATCATTAGAGAAAggaattatctaaataataaaagttatcattttagaagaatatataaaaattacaataaagttTGAAAAGGCAAACATATTgcgaaaagtaattttttttaatttaatatttttagcattGAAGACTA from Apis mellifera strain DH4 linkage group LG8, Amel_HAv3.1, whole genome shotgun sequence carries:
- the LOC551696 gene encoding thioredoxin domain-containing protein 9: METILQKKIIEATHCVEKQLDAEIEKLDNLDISDFEKLREQRFKKLKLLQQQKQNWLSLGHGEYSELYDEKEFFEISKKSENIVCLFYKDDSPRCKIVDYHFKILAKKHIEAKFCKLNVMQCPFLTERLRIKIIPTIALIVNGKTKDYIVGFTDLGNRDDFSTEMLEYRISLSGAITFEENISSEDNKKSWLSHISKPKTIKGPNDSNSDDSDEN